The genomic window CGCGCAGCCCTGCCGTCGTGACCCGCGGCGATATCATGGAATTTACGCTGGACGGCGAACTCGTCGGCGACGATCACCGCCGGCCATATGCCGAGCGTCACATCCATGGCGCAATCTACAAGGATCGCCCGGACGTCAACTCGGTGACGCACCACCATGCCCGGTCGGTTCTGCCGTTCACGATGGTCGACATCTCTCTGCGGCCGATGTTTCACATGGCATCGGTCATCGGCAAGGATATCCACACCTGGGACAGCCAGGACGAATTCGGCGACACCAACATGCTCGTCGACAGTATGGAAATGGGCCACTCGCTGGCGCGAACGCTCGCGAACAGCCGCGTTGCGCTCTTGCGTGGCCACGGCTGCATCTGTGCCGCCGCCGACATTCGCTCGGTCATCATGATTTCCATCGCGCTGAAGGATAACGCCGCACTCATCCAGCAGACTAGGCAACTGGGAGAGGTGACGTACCTGACCGATGGCGAGATCGACATGGCCAGCAAGATGCTGCTCAGCGAAATGCCACTGGCACGCGCCTGGGACTACTGGGTCGGCCGCGCCGGTTTCAGCGGTCTTTAGAGAATGAAGGCCGCTGGATGGGAGATCCGCCGGCCGATCTTGGAAACATGGAGGAGACCAACATGAACTATCACATTCTTTCGGGCGTTTGCTTCGCGGCAGGCCTTACGTTGACCGGCATGGCGCATGCACAGTCGCT from Georhizobium profundi includes these protein-coding regions:
- a CDS encoding class II aldolase/adducin family protein; the encoded protein is MNQQITRQGDAAVLDATLTALVIANRILAREDVIDDFGHISVRNPLNPNTYFLSRSRSPAVVTRGDIMEFTLDGELVGDDHRRPYAERHIHGAIYKDRPDVNSVTHHHARSVLPFTMVDISLRPMFHMASVIGKDIHTWDSQDEFGDTNMLVDSMEMGHSLARTLANSRVALLRGHGCICAAADIRSVIMISIALKDNAALIQQTRQLGEVTYLTDGEIDMASKMLLSEMPLARAWDYWVGRAGFSGL